The Solibacillus sp. FSL W7-1464 genome contains a region encoding:
- a CDS encoding GIY-YIG nuclease family protein, with translation MKTFGFVYITINKANGKAYIGKCIYQRQNNWESYLGSGLYLKKAIKKYGKENFIRFILEEAYSSDELNNLEEYYIKQFNAVNSPYFYNLKLTAIGGDCFTNNPRKEEIRQMRVKQMSGKGNNQYGKPKTKRMIESVKQANSRAILIDDIYYKSLSEVSFNLGIGITTIAYRLDSSKFPNYKRLFPKHPKERYTSHTKTKKIEVDNIIYNGQNEALKKLNISKTTLNTRLNSDKFPNYKRLE, from the coding sequence GTGAAAACATTTGGTTTTGTTTATATAACAATTAATAAGGCAAATGGCAAAGCTTATATTGGGAAATGTATTTATCAAAGACAAAATAATTGGGAAAGTTATTTAGGGTCTGGATTATATTTAAAAAAAGCAATAAAGAAATACGGGAAGGAAAATTTTATTAGGTTCATTTTAGAAGAAGCTTATTCTTCCGATGAATTAAATAACCTTGAAGAATATTATATCAAGCAATTTAACGCAGTAAATTCTCCTTATTTTTACAATTTAAAATTGACTGCAATAGGTGGAGATTGTTTTACTAATAATCCTCGTAAAGAAGAAATTAGACAAATGAGAGTTAAACAAATGTCTGGTAAAGGGAATAATCAATATGGAAAACCTAAAACCAAAAGAATGATTGAATCAGTAAAACAAGCTAATTCTCGTGCAATCTTAATAGATGATATTTATTATAAAAGCCTTTCTGAAGTATCATTTAATCTAGGGATAGGAATAACTACAATAGCCTATAGATTGGACAGTTCTAAATTTCCCAATTATAAGAGATTGTTCCCAAAACACCCAAAAGAAAGATATACTTCACATACTAAAACCAAAAAAATTGAAGTTGATAATATCATCTATAATGGGCAAAATGAAGCTTTAAAAAAATTAAATATTAGTAAAACAACCTTAAATACTAGATTAAATAGTGATAAATTCCCCAATTATAAACGCCTTGAATAA
- the nrdI gene encoding class Ib ribonucleoside-diphosphate reductase assembly flavoprotein NrdI — translation MIIYASRTGNVRYIVQKLGLPAKDLTGVVKIGEPYLLFTYTDGLGSVPPIVDQFMTANFELCKGIIVSGNRNFGHDFFGRAGDLLAAQYGIPLIEKVEMRGTPANYESITDYYYSIWKEASI, via the coding sequence ATGATCATTTATGCTTCACGAACTGGCAATGTACGATATATCGTGCAAAAACTCGGTTTACCCGCAAAGGATCTGACCGGGGTGGTAAAAATCGGTGAACCGTATCTTTTATTTACGTATACGGATGGATTAGGCTCTGTCCCCCCTATCGTCGACCAGTTCATGACTGCGAACTTTGAATTATGCAAAGGAATCATCGTAAGCGGAAACCGTAATTTCGGTCATGATTTTTTCGGCCGTGCTGGCGACCTTTTAGCTGCACAATATGGAATTCCGTTAATTGAAAAAGTGGAAATGCGAGGAACTCCGGCTAATTACGAGTCGATTACAGATTACTATTACTCCATTTGGAAAGAGGCATCGATATGA
- a CDS encoding glutaredoxin family protein: MMKLYTKTICPKCLWVKSELDAANLDVEVINIDQDESAKQKVIDAGFLSVPLFEINGEFIAEPTSIIDRISEMTA, translated from the coding sequence ATGATGAAACTTTACACGAAAACAATTTGCCCCAAATGCCTATGGGTAAAATCCGAACTTGATGCAGCCAACTTGGACGTAGAGGTCATTAATATTGACCAGGACGAATCAGCAAAACAAAAAGTCATCGATGCAGGTTTTCTGTCTGTGCCGTTATTTGAAATAAACGGTGAGTTTATTGCAGAGCCGACTTCTATTATCGATCGCATTTCTGAAATGACGGCATGA
- the dut gene encoding dUTP diphosphatase, which yields MNMPIQLKIKKTHPEAVLPKQAREGDAGMDLSAVEDKVLLPGEYGLIKTGLQIELPEGTEAQVRPRSGLALKHGITVLNSPGTIDAGYRGEIGVILINHGKAPFTIEKGMRIAQLVVQYVPQVFIEETDELSDSERGDKGFGSSGVK from the coding sequence ATGAATATGCCGATTCAATTAAAAATTAAGAAAACCCATCCGGAAGCCGTATTGCCGAAACAGGCACGGGAAGGGGACGCAGGGATGGATTTAAGTGCGGTTGAAGACAAAGTTTTACTGCCTGGGGAATACGGGTTAATTAAAACCGGGCTTCAAATCGAATTGCCTGAAGGAACAGAAGCTCAAGTACGCCCACGTAGCGGATTGGCTTTGAAACACGGGATTACGGTGTTAAATAGTCCTGGAACGATCGATGCAGGCTACCGCGGTGAAATTGGCGTAATTTTAATCAATCACGGGAAAGCACCGTTTACGATTGAAAAAGGGATGCGCATTGCCCAGCTAGTCGTCCAATATGTCCCGCAAGTTTTCATTGAAGAAACGGACGAACTGTCGGATTCGGAGCGCGGTGACAAGGGCTTTGGTTCGAGCGGAGTGAAATAA
- a CDS encoding ATPase — protein sequence MIDFSIAFILILVLITPLILSIHYRDKPKVDKGFKIAYHGLSYRRKFMRDLYSIPICIIALIIIYLFEGFTNLFIFFTLFFILLFGIQTTYNYIKWKKED from the coding sequence ATGATTGATTTTTCAATTGCATTTATACTTATTTTAGTTTTAATTACACCACTTATTCTATCAATCCACTACCGGGATAAACCAAAAGTGGATAAAGGATTTAAAATTGCTTATCATGGTCTATCATACCGCCGTAAATTTATGCGCGACCTTTATTCCATTCCCATTTGTATTATAGCGTTGATCATTATTTATTTGTTTGAAGGTTTCACTAATCTCTTTATATTTTTCACGCTCTTTTTCATACTACTTTTTGGGATTCAAACGACGTACAATTATATAAAGTGGAAAAAAGAGGATTAG
- a CDS encoding cobalamin biosynthesis protein CobN, which produces MLIGFYSALIIFTLLFIIAAFFFIRQFVNKKVSPYNLNTVMLGVLSLFMLIVSGIYSYDFYHLQTGDQKTAGGSCEITFVNGHGRSIDTTEVTIENKVYNIKSSTYKDFPDGRYQCELTFLPITKIVTQIDIVTTGKKGD; this is translated from the coding sequence ATGCTTATTGGATTTTACAGTGCGCTTATCATTTTCACTTTATTATTTATCATTGCTGCTTTCTTTTTTATCCGGCAATTCGTAAATAAGAAAGTATCCCCTTATAACTTGAATACAGTTATGCTTGGCGTGCTTTCGTTGTTTATGCTGATTGTTTCAGGGATTTACAGCTACGATTTCTATCATCTGCAGACAGGTGATCAGAAAACTGCTGGAGGAAGTTGCGAAATCACCTTTGTAAATGGGCATGGCAGAAGTATCGATACGACTGAGGTTACGATTGAAAATAAAGTTTACAATATTAAATCCAGTACTTACAAAGACTTCCCTGATGGGCGTTATCAATGTGAATTAACGTTTTTACCGATTACAAAAATTGTGACGCAAATCGATATTGTGACAACAGGAAAGAAAGGTGATTAA